In one Pseudomonas sp. SG20056 genomic region, the following are encoded:
- a CDS encoding AAA family ATPase: MYEAFFGLHEKPFALSPNTGFLVQLAPYQACLNLLRVALGEGEGFIKVTGEVGTGKTLLCRTLLNELDAERFQLAYLPNPGMSPTGLRQALARELGIEGVEELDTQAVLEALHRRLIELAAAGKSTVLLIDEAQALPTATLEALRLLTNLETERAKLLQVVLFGQPELDVTLGRPEFRQLRQRITFSYQLRALDVKDTSRYLNERLAVAGYRGEPLFEISAVRRLVQGSGGIPRLLNILAHKALMAAFGEGVRQVRVSHVKRAQLDTEGAQPFLQRRSPWVGWGMAAGVLSVVLLGVWPWLEQWREWLP, translated from the coding sequence ATGTATGAAGCCTTCTTTGGTCTGCACGAAAAACCCTTCGCGCTGAGCCCGAATACCGGTTTTCTGGTGCAGCTGGCGCCCTATCAGGCGTGCCTCAACTTGCTGCGCGTGGCACTCGGTGAAGGCGAAGGCTTTATCAAGGTCACCGGCGAGGTGGGCACCGGTAAGACCCTGTTGTGTCGCACCTTGCTCAATGAGCTGGACGCTGAGCGCTTTCAGCTGGCCTACCTGCCTAATCCGGGTATGAGCCCGACGGGCTTGCGCCAGGCCTTGGCGCGTGAACTGGGCATTGAAGGTGTTGAAGAGCTGGATACCCAGGCGGTGCTCGAGGCATTGCATCGGCGGCTGATTGAGCTGGCCGCCGCAGGCAAAAGCACGGTGTTGCTGATTGATGAGGCCCAGGCACTGCCCACCGCCACCCTCGAAGCGTTGCGTCTGCTGACCAACCTCGAAACCGAGCGGGCCAAGCTGCTGCAGGTGGTGCTGTTTGGCCAGCCGGAGCTTGATGTAACCCTGGGCCGCCCGGAGTTCCGTCAGCTGCGTCAGCGCATTACCTTTTCCTATCAACTGCGTGCGCTGGATGTAAAAGACACCAGCCGATACCTCAATGAGCGCCTGGCGGTGGCTGGCTACCGTGGCGAGCCGCTGTTTGAAATATCGGCGGTGCGCCGTTTGGTGCAGGGTAGTGGTGGCATTCCTCGGCTGTTGAATATCCTCGCGCACAAGGCGTTGATGGCGGCGTTTGGTGAGGGCGTGCGCCAGGTGCGTGTCAGTCATGTCAAGCGCGCACAGCTGGACACTGAAGGGGCGCAACCCTTCCTGCAGCGTCGTTCGCCCTGGGTGGGCTGGGGTATGGCGGCAGGTGTGCTGTCGGTGGTTCTACTTGGCGTCTGGCCCTGGCTGGAGCAATGGCGGGAGTGGCTGCCATGA
- a CDS encoding secretin N-terminal domain-containing protein, which translates to MIRFLPSVGLLSLSFLLVACQTFKDGDAQLYEQSSKLLDDSLKQAQAAPKVMPPLAVQAALIPPLGSGFSSGPRFDVAAKDMPAREFFLSLMDGAGQNLVVHPDVSGTITFSLRRVTLDEVLAAVRDSYGYDFRRTSYGYQILPNQVITRSYDINYLNLQRIGQTDTRVSSGQVESTNNNNSGSGASNSANTSGNSNTVTTLNASQVSTSSNVDFWNEVRQVVEMIVAGDSNSSVMINPQASLLVVRAHSAAQENVARFLEQAQLNLQRQVILETKILEVQLSDGFQAGISWDQLGGDVSSSLGGAALSGPTGIDGVFGIALTLGDFTGLIELLETQGEVRVLSSPRISTLNNQKAVIKVGTDEFFVTNVSSTGSTATVGGVTEPTQDITLTPFFSGISLDVTPQIDQNDTVTLHVRPTVSRVRDQNKTITLGEDNVFNLPLALSTTRQSDSIVRARSGQVVVIGGLLQNNNENTDASIPWASTLPIVGNLFKQQRKALQQSELVILMRPQVVSDEVWLNELRKSAQTFKELR; encoded by the coding sequence ATGATCAGATTTTTGCCCAGTGTCGGCCTCTTGAGCCTGAGTTTTCTGCTTGTGGCCTGCCAGACCTTCAAGGATGGCGACGCGCAACTCTACGAGCAAAGCAGCAAGTTGCTGGACGACAGCCTCAAGCAGGCCCAGGCCGCGCCCAAAGTGATGCCGCCACTGGCCGTGCAGGCGGCGCTGATCCCGCCGTTGGGCAGTGGTTTCAGCAGCGGCCCGCGCTTTGATGTGGCGGCCAAGGACATGCCGGCGCGCGAGTTCTTCCTAAGTCTGATGGACGGCGCCGGGCAGAACCTGGTGGTGCACCCAGATGTGAGCGGCACCATCACCTTCAGCCTGCGCCGGGTCACCCTTGATGAAGTGCTGGCAGCCGTGCGCGACAGTTATGGCTATGACTTCCGCCGCACCAGCTATGGCTACCAGATTCTGCCTAATCAGGTGATTACCCGCAGTTACGACATCAACTACCTCAACCTGCAGCGCATCGGTCAGACCGATACACGGGTCAGCTCCGGGCAGGTGGAAAGCACCAATAACAACAACTCGGGCAGCGGCGCCAGCAACAGCGCCAACACCAGCGGCAACAGCAACACTGTGACCACCCTGAATGCCAGCCAGGTCAGTACCTCCAGCAATGTCGACTTCTGGAATGAAGTGCGCCAAGTGGTGGAAATGATCGTGGCCGGCGACAGCAACAGCAGCGTGATGATCAACCCGCAGGCCAGCCTGCTGGTGGTGCGCGCGCACAGCGCCGCCCAGGAGAACGTCGCGCGCTTTCTTGAACAGGCTCAGCTCAACCTGCAGCGTCAGGTGATTCTGGAAACCAAGATCCTCGAAGTGCAGCTCTCCGATGGCTTCCAGGCCGGGATCAGCTGGGATCAGCTTGGCGGCGATGTCAGCAGTAGCCTGGGCGGCGCCGCGCTGAGTGGCCCGACCGGGATCGATGGGGTATTTGGCATTGCCCTGACTCTGGGCGACTTCACCGGCTTGATCGAGCTGCTGGAAACTCAGGGTGAGGTGCGCGTGTTGTCTAGCCCGCGTATCTCTACGCTGAACAATCAGAAAGCGGTGATCAAGGTCGGGACGGACGAGTTCTTTGTCACCAACGTCTCATCCACCGGCTCCACGGCCACCGTGGGCGGGGTTACCGAGCCGACTCAGGACATCACCCTGACGCCGTTCTTCTCCGGCATCTCCCTCGACGTCACGCCGCAGATCGATCAGAACGACACCGTTACCCTGCATGTGCGGCCGACCGTCAGCCGTGTGCGTGACCAGAACAAGACCATCACCCTGGGCGAAGACAATGTCTTCAACCTGCCGCTGGCGTTGTCCACCACGCGCCAATCGGACTCCATCGTGCGCGCGCGCAGTGGCCAGGTGGTAGTGATTGGCGGCTTGCTGCAGAACAACAATGAGAACACCGATGCCAGCATTCCCTGGGCCAGCACCCTGCCGATTGTCGGCAACCTGTTCAAGCAACAGCGCAAGGCGCTGCAGCAGAGCGAGCTGGTGATTCTCATGCGGCCGCAGGTGGTCAGTGATGAGGTCTGGCTGAACGAGTTGCGCAAGAGTGCGCAAACCTTCAAGGAGCTGAGATAG